Proteins from one Chroococcidiopsis sp. CCMEE 29 genomic window:
- the xth gene encoding exodeoxyribonuclease III — protein MKVATWNVNSIRTRLEQVVDWLHRYPVDVLCLQEIKVVDPEFPRSPFEQLGYHAYLAGQKAYNGVAILSNQQLQDVTTGFTPILANSGNIAPSLLEDLDEQKRIITGVIDGIRIVNLYVPNGASVGSEKYEYKLRWLKMLREYLQVLLQQSASLCVCGDFNIALEDQDIHTPATLTGSIMASELERQALREILALGLADAFRKFTTAGGHFTWWDYRAGAFRRNMGWRIDHHYLTPELYKQAKNCIIDASPRKLPKPSDHAPVIVEV, from the coding sequence ATGAAAGTTGCTACTTGGAATGTAAACTCTATTCGCACCCGTTTAGAGCAGGTGGTAGATTGGCTGCATCGCTATCCGGTTGATGTCCTTTGTTTACAAGAAATCAAAGTTGTAGATCCAGAGTTTCCGCGATCGCCCTTTGAGCAACTGGGCTATCACGCTTATCTCGCTGGACAGAAAGCGTACAACGGTGTTGCCATCCTCAGCAATCAACAGTTGCAGGATGTTACTACTGGGTTCACACCAATCCTGGCTAACAGCGGAAATATCGCTCCGTCCCTACTGGAAGATTTGGATGAGCAGAAGCGGATCATCACGGGTGTAATTGATGGCATTCGTATTGTCAATCTTTATGTTCCCAATGGTGCATCTGTGGGCAGTGAGAAATATGAATACAAACTTCGCTGGTTAAAGATGTTGCGGGAATACTTGCAAGTCCTGTTGCAACAATCAGCTAGCCTATGTGTTTGTGGCGATTTCAACATCGCTCTAGAAGACCAGGATATTCATACCCCAGCTACTCTTACGGGTAGTATCATGGCTTCTGAGCTAGAGCGCCAAGCCTTACGGGAAATTCTCGCCTTGGGATTAGCAGATGCCTTTCGCAAATTCACAACAGCAGGTGGGCACTTCACCTGGTGGGATTACCGAGCTGGGGCTTTCCGCCGCAATATGGGGTGGCGAATTGATCATCACTATCTCACTCCTGAGCTTTACAAACAGGCAAAGAATTGCATCATTGATGCCTCTCCTAGAAAGTTGCCAAAACCTAGTGACCATGCGCCAGTCATTGTTGAGGTTTAA
- a CDS encoding DUF1818 family protein, giving the protein MERVVKSGTGWRIGWNPNATEFKGLVGADNWAIELTEAELNDFCRLSAQLVETMNQLASELMDEEKIACEAESDLLWIEVEGYPHAYSLRLLLNTGRCAEGCWAADAVPGLVQAAQMLKIF; this is encoded by the coding sequence ATGGAGCGTGTTGTTAAGAGTGGCACGGGCTGGCGCATCGGCTGGAACCCTAACGCCACTGAATTTAAAGGTTTAGTGGGTGCAGATAATTGGGCGATCGAGCTAACCGAGGCAGAGTTGAATGATTTTTGTCGCTTATCAGCACAGCTGGTAGAAACAATGAACCAGCTAGCTAGTGAATTGATGGATGAGGAAAAAATTGCTTGTGAAGCCGAAAGTGATTTACTTTGGATAGAAGTAGAAGGCTATCCCCATGCTTACAGTCTACGTTTGCTCCTCAATACAGGGCGTTGTGCAGAAGGCTGCTGGGCTGCTGATGCCGTTCCAGGTTTAGTCCAAGCTGCTCAAATGCTCAAAATTTTCTAA
- a CDS encoding site-specific integrase: MAKSSKGTISLESVKGRLRLRFRVNKKQYTLGLELRDNRDCRTKAALIARKIELDILANTFDPSLQKYRDNQPQSKTTTELFYSFLEWKSKAVYSRTLEKYTVLARKLEFSGIGTKQAHSVNATDAEQFIQSLGKTLSLKTLKERVFMLKACWNWAKLPKNPWMDISIKVPPTQAPKPFTKDEVQRILAGFKRDYPHYYPYVLFLFSTGVRTSEAIGLRWGSICDDSIWIGESLSKGVRKTTKNNRDRYIPLSPQLRTILTQFTDPDPCALVFTTPHGCAIDEDNFCNRYWIPTLKSANIPYRRPYNCRHTFVSHCLQSGLSPVEVASLSGHRLECLYQHYAGIISSPSIPPFF, translated from the coding sequence ATGGCTAAATCATCCAAAGGAACAATCTCCCTCGAGTCCGTAAAAGGACGCTTAAGATTGCGCTTCCGAGTTAACAAAAAACAATACACCCTTGGTCTTGAACTTAGGGACAATCGTGACTGTCGCACTAAAGCCGCTTTAATTGCCAGAAAAATTGAACTCGATATCTTAGCAAACACCTTTGATCCATCTCTGCAAAAGTATCGAGATAATCAACCCCAAAGTAAAACAACGACTGAGTTGTTTTATTCCTTCCTTGAGTGGAAATCAAAAGCTGTGTATTCCCGCACACTCGAAAAATACACAGTTTTGGCGCGTAAATTAGAATTCTCTGGGATCGGCACTAAACAGGCACACTCTGTAAATGCCACCGATGCCGAACAATTTATTCAGTCTTTGGGTAAAACTTTAAGCTTAAAAACACTGAAAGAACGTGTATTTATGTTAAAGGCATGTTGGAATTGGGCAAAGCTGCCTAAAAACCCTTGGATGGATATATCGATTAAAGTCCCACCGACTCAAGCGCCGAAACCGTTCACTAAAGACGAAGTACAGCGTATTCTTGCGGGGTTTAAGCGCGATTACCCCCACTATTACCCCTATGTCTTATTTTTGTTTTCCACGGGTGTAAGGACTTCAGAGGCTATCGGTTTGAGATGGGGCAGTATTTGTGATGATTCTATTTGGATAGGTGAATCATTATCTAAAGGTGTGCGGAAAACCACTAAAAACAACCGCGACCGTTACATCCCTTTGTCCCCTCAACTTCGCACGATCCTTACTCAATTCACAGACCCCGACCCCTGTGCTTTAGTTTTTACTACCCCTCACGGTTGCGCCATTGATGAAGATAACTTCTGTAATAGATATTGGATTCCAACACTAAAGTCTGCCAATATTCCTTACCGTCGCCCCTACAATTGTCGCCACACTTTTGTTAGTCATTGTCTTCAATCTGGTCTATCACCTGTCGAAGTCGCTTCTTTGTCTGGACACCGATTAGAATGCCTCTACCAACATTACGCCGGCATCATCTCTTCTCCCTCTATTCCCCCCTTCTTTTAA